The following coding sequences lie in one Zingiber officinale cultivar Zhangliang chromosome 2B, Zo_v1.1, whole genome shotgun sequence genomic window:
- the LOC122047005 gene encoding protein DETOXIFICATION 20-like, translating to MESAPVEEVAGGESLVSQVLEESKKLWRIGGPAVIIRLSTFGSFIVTQSYIGYCGETELASYALVLSLVVRLCHGIMVGMSSATETLCGQAFGAKKYQAMGVYLQRSWLVFGAVATLLLPLFVCASPFFKALGQTHELSDAARPIALMFIPYHYASVFFISMQMFLQSQLKNFVIALLALPSFLLHMLLSWIAVVKLNWGVAGAAASLNAYGWIMVLGEFIYVGGGWCSLTWTGFSREAFRELLPVLKLSVSSGIMICLQVWNNAAVVFLAGYMKNAKTSLAALSICINISTWALMMMLGLLTATGVRVSNELGKGSAKSAKFAIKVATLNSLIVGCFFLVLFLIIGKRVSYLFTDSEEVAKYVSSMHLLLVLSVLPCIFQPILSGAAIGAGYQSAVAYVNLVCFYIIGFPLGIILGCKTDLHVKGIWIGTLCGSAVQILILIRMTIKTDWEQQVEIAKARLSRWQVPSSQAEESNDQMI from the exons ATGGAGAGTGCACCGGTAGAGGAGGTTGCAGGAGGAGAAAGTTTAGTTAGTCAGGTGTTGGAAGAATCAAAGAAGTTGTGGAGGATCGGAGGACCGGCCGTGATCATTAGGCTCTCAACCTTTGGTAGCTTTATTGTGACTCAATCATATATAGGCTATTGCGGCGAGACCGAGCTCGCCTCCTATGCTCTTGTTTTATCGCTCGTCGTCCGACTTTGCCATGGAATTATG GTGGGAATGAGCAGTGCTACAGAGACACTGTGCGGTCAAGCGTTTGGAGCTAAGAAATACCAAGCAATGGGCGTCTACCTCCAGCGGTCGTGGTTAGTCTTCGGCGCCGTGGCCACCCTGCTCCTCCCCCTCTTCGTCTGCGCCTCTCCGTTCTTCAAAGCGCTGGGACAGACCCACGAGCTCTCCGATGCCGCCCGCCCCATCGCCCTCATGTTCATCCCCTACCACTACGCCAGCGTCTTCTTCATTTCCATGCAGATGTTCCTGCAATCCCAGCTCAAGAACTTCGTCATCGCACTGCTGGCCCTGCCCTCCTTCCTCCTCCACATGTTGCTCTCCTGGATCGCCGTTGTCAAGCTCAATTGGGGAGTCGCCGGAGCTGCAGCCTCGCTGAACGCCTACGGCTGGATAATGGTCCTCGGCGAGTTCATCTACGTGGGCGGCGGCTGGTGCTCGCTGACCTGGACGGGCTTCAGCAGGGAAGCCTTCCGCGAGCTGCTGCCGGTGCTCAAGCTCTCCGTGTCTTCTGGCATAATGATCTG TTTGCAAGTATGGAACAACGCCGCCGTCGTGTTCTTGGCAGGGTACATGAAAAACGCCAAGACTTCCCTCGCCGCTTTGTCTATTTG CATTAATATCTCCACATGGGCGCTGATGATGATGCTGGGCTTGTTGACCGCCACAGG CGTTCGCGTATCGAACGAGCTCGGCAAGGGGAGTGCTAAATCTGCCAAGTTCGCCATCAAGGTAGCGACGCTGAACTCGTTGATCGTCGGCTGCTTCTTCCTCGTTCTGTTTCTCATCATCGGCAAGAGAGTCTCTTACCTCTTCACCGACAGCGAGGAGGTGGCAAAGTACGTGTCCAGCATGCACCTTCTGCTGGTGCTCTCTGTTCTGCCCTGCATTTTTCAGCCAATACTTTCAG GTGCAGCGATCGGTGCTGGCTATCAAAGTGCCGTGGCTTATGTGAACTTAGTGTGCTTCTACATCATCGGCTTCCCTTTGGGGATCATTCTCGGATGCAAGACCGACTTGCATGTCAAG GGCATTTGGATTGGAACTCTGTGCGGGTCAGCAGTGCAAATACTCATACTTATCAGAATGACTATCAAAACTGATTGGGAGCAACAG GTGGAGATTGCAAAAGCAAGGTTAAGCAGGTGGCAAGTGCCGTCATCACAAGCTGAAGAAAGTAATGATCAGATGATATAG